The Bacillus andreraoultii sequence ACTATATATAGTGTAATATACTTTTACTACTTTTATAATATTCATATAATAGAAATTACCAAAAATGTTATTCTTTTCTATTATCTTTTATTATATAACCCGCAAAAAAAAAGAAGGCTGCTCCCACAACAAATTTAATAATGGTACCGATAATTTTTAGATTATCAATAGTTAAAGAAAAAAGAATAGATCCTATTAAAATAAACAAAATTGCAAACAACCATCTCACAAGCAATATACTTCCCCCTTGTCAAAAGTTTTTATATTAAATAGGTTAACAACCATTGATTTATAAGGTATTGAACAAAAAAGACTTGCCACTCCGTAAAATCTATGGTTAATAGAGGTTACCATACCGACAAATATGAGGCTCTTCGCTGTTTAATGTTGAAAAAACAGGTTACCAGTGCCCATAGGATTCTATCATTTCCTTGTTTGCCACCGGTATTATCTTAGATGTAGGATAGGTTGTCAAGGAAAGCACTTGACAGCCTATCCTACTCTAAGTGCTGGTCGCTAAGCAAACAAGAAAGGATAAAACAAGTCATGATATACCAATAAGATCAAGTTTATTAACCGTTGCATAGGCCATGGCAATAAAATTATCGGCTGTTCGGTATCCACGAGCCTTTCTTTTGGTAGCCTGAACTAAACTGTTTATTCCTTCAAGAAGGCCATTGGTCATCTTTGTAACAAACCNNNNNNNNNNNNNNNNNNNNNNNNNNNNNNNNNNNNNNNNNNNNNNNNNNNNNNNNNNNNNNNNNNNNNNNNNNNNNNNNNNNNNNNNNNNNNNNNNNNNNNNNNNNNNNNNNNNNNNNNNNNNNNNNNNNNNNNNNNNNNNNNNNNNNNNNNNNNNNNNNNNNNNNNNNNNNNNNNNNNNNNNNNNNNNNNNNNNNNNNNNNNNNNNNNNNTAATATTTAAATACTCGCCAAAGGCGCGTATCATGTTCGCCTACTTCACGAGCTACGGCAGCGACAGGCATTTCAACCATTAGCGACAACACATGGTGCTCAAATAATAATGAAAATCCAGCTCCTGGACGTGCCCAATCAATGACAACCGTACGTATTTTACCGCATGAC is a genomic window containing:
- a CDS encoding transposase, which produces MTNGLLEGINSLVQATKRKARGYRTADNFIAMAYATVNKLDLIGIS